GGCTTTTGCTCGCGCCCATTGATCGCACCAGATTAATCAGTTCGCCATCCACCCCTTGTAACCCTTCAATCAGGTTAACCGTGATGGGAAAAAAACAAACCAGAACCACCACAAATATTTTAGGGGCAATTCCAAAACCAAACCACATCGCCAGCAATGGCGCAATGACAATAATCGGAACCGTCTGCGACATGACCAGTACCGGATAAATGGCTTTTTTGACAACTGGAAATAAATCCATCACAACCGCCATAACCAGCGATAAAATAATTGCCACTCCCAGACCGGACAGACCTTCAAAAAAAGTTACCGCCGTATGGTTAATCAGATCAGAGCTATTTGTGATTAAGGCGGCGATGATGTCCGTGGGTGCTGGTAAAATATAGCGTTCCACCAAACCCAGGTTAACAATCAGCTCCCACAAAATGAGCACCGCCAAAACAAAAATAAAAGGGATTAATCGGTCACTGATATTTTGATACTTTCTCATGAATTGTGACGCCTTCCTCCTTATAATCAATTTTTACAATTGAGACCACTCGTTCCGCGCCATGTTTGATGCAGATAGTCTGGGCTTTTTTAACGATGTCCAACAATTCATCCAATTCCCCTTCAATGGATGTCTCAAAAGGACCCACGACGTATTCCAGACCGGTTTTTTTGATCATCTCAATCACCTGATCCACCACATAATAAATTTCACTGTCGGGCACCACGGGTAACACCTGTAAGCTTAAATTTACTTTTGCCATAAAATTCACCTCCAATTTTTCGTTTCTATTAGGCAATTGCGAAAATACCGTGAGCTTTGGGCCCAGTTTCTCACGAAACAATTTCTACACGGTACGGCGGACAGTTCGATGAACGGTTCGCCTACACGTTACAAAATTGTTTGTGAAAACTGCACCCAAAGCAACCGTTGTTCGATGTTTTTTAATTTTGCAATTACCTATTCGTTTCTATGGTCTTATTGTAGCATTTTTTATGCCAAAAAAGACCTTCCGAAAAAATATTTGAATTTTTTCAGAAGGCTCTGTCATAAAATCTTTATTAAGCCATTTAATTATTTTAACGGGATTGTTTTATTTATTTAAGGATTCCAACCTATTTTTTAGTTTTTCCGCCATTTCCTCCGTTAGCGGAAAAATTAACTCCCCATTATAAGAACCACTGGGCAATAATTCAGTCCGACCCTTAAAAGTTTGTTGGGCCGCCACTGAATAGGAACGGGCAATGCTTGCAAATGATCCTTCCTTGACGGTAGGACTGATATTTTTAGTCAGGATTGATAGGGTTTGATCGCTATTTAACACTATTTCGAAGGTTCTGAAATTTTGCGGAAAATCCCGAAGTGATGCCGTCTCAACCATCCAAAACCCAAGCTCCGGCTGGGCTGGCTCCGGGGATTTTATCGCCATTACGGTATTTCGATGGCGATGACCGGCAATATATAACATCAAATTAGGATATGTCTGCAGTTTTTCAATTAGTTCGTGTTCTCCCACCTCGGCAATGGTACTCCATGACATAAATGGCTGCGTTAAGGGTTCCTGATAACTGACGCCAACGGGAATGTGGGCAGCAATAATCATTAGTTTTTGCTCCGCCTGGCCCTGGTCCAGTTCTCTTACCAACCAGTCAAAACGTTCCCGATCCAGCGATCCATGTGCATAACCCATTTCATTGGGATCATCATCCGGTTGGGTATTATCCAAAACAATCACCTTAATCGGAACGGTTGCTTTCGGTTCAAATGTATAACAGGCAAAACCGGTTTCCAAACTGGTTTTGGTAAAGCCATGGCCAATCGGTTCGCTGGTGGTCTTGAAAAATTCGTGCATCCAATCAAACCTGGATAAAAATCGCCGTTCAGGATCGTCGGAGAGTATAGGGGGCTTTTTATTGGGCCAGATATGATCATGATTTCCAATCACCTGATACCAGGGGATTTGCCGATTCAAACCAATTGCCGTAAATTCATCATAAAAGTTTTTCCGCGGTCCGATTCGCGGGTTCTCATTAATCTTAAAATCAAGGTTGATGTCATTGCCGTCAAAGACATCAATTGACCAGCGCAGTTCATTATATTGGGCATTATTAGCGTTATCGCCAAGTGATAAACCAAAATCCAGCGGATGCTCGTGATGAATCAGATTAACCGAATGAATTGCGCCATCTAAAACATGGGTAGTGTAGAACATCATCTCCGAATACACCGAAACAATTCCGCCGCCATATTTTGAAAAAATCCCATGGCCCGGATATTCCCCATCAATAATATGAATATCTGATATTGCGAAAAAATGTAACATTGTTGTTGATTGCTTAATCAAAGGCCGGATGTCGTTATCCGGCATCAGATCAAAGCGTTTTTGACTTTCCTGATTATCCGCCGTTATTGTCCAACCGCCATATCCCTCGCTGGCTGCTTTTAAAATGCTTGTCGCATCGACCTGTGGCGCCGTCGCAATTACCGGGTCCAAAAAAAATTGATAACTTTCCCGTTCCGAATAAAAATCCTGATTTTTATCAATCACGGGGATCGTCACCGGAATGATGGCATGTTCGATTTCTTTTAACAATTTTGTCGTTCGATTATGCGTTTTTTTTGATCGTTTATTTCCCATCCGATGGCCTCAACAATTTCCCACATAAACAAATTCTAAGACTTCTCGGGCCACATCGGCCAGATGATAAACTTTGGCAACGTCAGTAGCTTTCTGATCGAGCATCTTGTAGCTCGGAAAGAAACGGGTGATATGCAAAGGAATATTTTTCCCAACCCTACTTAGCCATTGTGATAAAGCCCTCATTTCTTCTTCGCTATCATTTTCGCCGGGAATGATCAGCGTTGTCACTTCGACATGACAGTTTTCATTAGCAATTTTAATTGTCTGCTTAACCGTCTCCAGATCACCATTAATTTTTTGATAAAATTTTTCATTAAATGCTTTTAAATCGATATTCAAGGCATCGATATTCGTCAATATTTCTCGCACCGTCGTTTCGCAAAAGCAGCCATTTGTAACCAATACATTTTTCATGCCATTTTTTTTAACCTCTTTAGCACAATCTCTGACAAATTCGTAACCAACTAACGGTTCATTATACGTATAGGCCAGTCCAATATTACCTTCCCCAACCAGTCTCATGGCATTACTTGCCAGACCTTGCGGTGTCATTTGGCGACCTTGCGCCTGATCGGCACCAACCATCGATATTTCGTAGTTTTGACAAAATTGACATCTTAAATTGCAGCCATAACTTCCCACCGACAAAATTTTACTTCCCGGAAAAAAATGACGTAATGGTTTTTTTTCAATGGGATCTAATGCAATGGCTGTTACCATTCCATAGTTTAGATCAATAATTTGATCTGCTTTATTCATTCTGGCACGACAAAACCCAATCTCGTCCAAATCAAGTTGACAATGATGCGGACAAAGCTGACATGGTATTCTACTCACAATTTTTCCACCCTTCGTTGATTTAGAAAAAATCCTAAATCGCATCATCCGATCGGATGATAGCAATTTTCACAACTCAAGAAAAAAAGGAAATCACGCTGCGATCCCCCTTTCTTCTGGCGTTGCTCATAGTATATACCCACATATCATGCTTAAAAATCACTCTCCCATAATTAAATAACCTTTTTCTTTTAATCTTTTTTCGATCGTTTCAAGGATGCTATCCGCCGCTGCTTCAACGGTATGATAATGGTAACGATCGGTCAGTTTCATCAGCGGACTGGTTTTCTTTTTTTCCAATCCCATCACAAAAGCATCCACATCGGCACGGGTTGCCAAAAATAAATCAACTTGAATTTTTCCATAAATATCATGGATAATAAAAACATCTTTAACCATACCGCCACTATCAACAATGGTATACAATTCATCGCCAATTTCTTCATGGCTGTGATAAACTTTAAAAACCTTTGTTCGAGGAGGGGGTTCCACCAGGATATACCCCTTATTCGTGGAGATAATATTGTAACTCGATTCTGATGCCTTTAGAAGTGCAATATCCTGAACAATACTTTGCCGACTGACATTGTACATTGTCGACAAAGCCGTTCCGGAAATTGGTTCGCGGGAAGAACGCAACGTCTTGATAATATCCGCTTGTCTTTGTTTTTTTTTCACGACGCACACTCCTTTTTTAATTTTTTTATAGGTAATTGCGAAAATGCCGTGAGCTTTGGGCCCAGTTTTGCACGAAACAATTTCTACACTGTACGGCGGACAGTTCGATGAACTGTTCGCCTACACGTTACAAAATTGTTTGTGAAAACTGCACCCAAAGCAACCATTGTTCGATGTTTTTTAATTTCGCAATTGCCTATAATTTTTTTATCTTTTAATCACTTTTACATTGTTTAACCGTGTTATAAAATGCACAGATTTTTCATCGACAAATCAAGAATCGGCGACGAGTGCGTCAGAGCTCCGCAAGAGATAAAATCAACTCCGATATCGCCCAATTCCTGAAGCCGTTTTTCTGTTACATTCCCGGAACATTCCGTAACCGCTTTGCCCGCGATCATATTTATCGCTTTTTTCATCGTATCGGTATCCATATTATCCAGCATAATAATATCAGCTCCAGCGTCAAGCGCTTCGCTCACCATCTCCAGATTTTCGACTTCGACTTCAATTTTTCGTACAAAGGGGGCATATTTTTGCGCAGCCAAAATGGCTTCTTTAACCCCGCCTGCGGCATTGATATGGTTATCTTTGAGTAAAATCCCGTCGGATAAATTGTAGCGATGGTTATTCCCGCCGCCGACAGTAACGGCATATTTTTCAAAGATTCGCATATTAGGTGTTGTTTTTCGCGTATCCAATAATTTAGTTTTAGTTCCTTCGAGACATTTTACCACTTTTTGTGTATGGGTGGCAATCCCGCTCATCCGTTGTAAGTAATTCAGGGCGGTCCGTTCGCCAGTTAATAAGGTTCGGGCTTCGGCTTCAACTTCGGCAATGATCTCTCCCGGTTTAACAAGATCGCCATCGTTTTTATATTTTCTCATTACCACGGCATCATCCAACAATTCAAATACCCGTTGAAAAACTGCAAGCCCGGCAATCATCCCCGCTGCTTTAGCAATCAGTTGTACCTGCCCCCTGACCCCTGCTTGAATTACCGCGTTGGTCGTGATATCTTCACTGGTAATATCCTCTTTGAGGGCCAATAAGATCAGGGGATCCATATTAAGCTTTTTTGTGATCGATTCGTTCAATGACTTTACTCCTCTCGATTTCGTCCAGAATGCTTGTTTTATAATCAAATTTTAGCTGCTCCAAATCTTGATAGTCGGCAAAATCAATCATCGGTTGATCGCCACGCGCTGTTTCATAATATTTAATTGTATCATTGGCTGCCCGTTTCGCAAATACCAAACTTTCAAGCAGTGAGTTGCTGGCCAGTCGATTGGCGCCATGGACCCGATTGCAGCTAATTTCACCAACGGCATACAGGTGTTCCATCGAGGTTCGGCTTTCTAAATTCACTTTCACTCCACCCATAAAATAATGTTGTGCCGGCGTCACCGGAATACATTCCCTGGTAATATCATACCCTTCTTCCAAACAATGCTGATAAATATTAGGGAAACGCACTTTAATCACATCACTGCCCATTTTTTGCATCGATAACCAGACAAAATCACTTTCGTCCTGCGCCATTTGCTCTTGAATCGCCTTAGTCAGCAGATCTCTCGGCAACAACTCATCAACAAAGCGCTGCATCTTGCGATTATATAACACGGCACCTTCGCCCCGAACCGATTCTGAAATTAAAAAACGCCGACCCGGTTTTTGTGAATACAACGTTGTCGGATGAATTTGAATATAACTGATATTCTCCAGTGCGATTGCTCTTTTTAAAGCAATCGCGATAGCATCCCCGGTCAGATGTTGTAAATTGGTTGAACTATGAAATAAACCTCCCAATCCGCCCGTTGCTAAAACCACATAATCCGCATTAAACAAATGAATCTGACCGTTTTTATCATTGGCAACAACGCCGGAGCAACGATTTTGTTGACAAATTAAATCGATCATTGCCATATTTTCGATGATCGTAATATTTTTTCGTTTTCTGACCTGAGCCAGTAGTTTACTGGTAATTTCTTTTCCGGTCAGATCTTCATGATATAGAATTCGCGGTTTTGAATGCGCACCTTCCTTGGTATAAGCCAATTCGCCATTGCGCGTTTCAAATTCGACTCCCAACCGCAACAAATCCGCGATAATTTCCGGTGAGGTTCGAATCATCACTTCCACCGAATCGGGATCATTTTCATAATGACCGGCTTTTAAGGTATCTTCAAAAAAACTGTCATAATCATCTTCATTTCTTAATACACAAATTCCCCCTTGCGCCAGATATGAATCACTTTCATCAACCGCTGTTTTAGTGATCATCTGGACATGTTTGTTGGCGGGAATATTGAGGGCATAAAATAGACCGGATGCACCGGTTCCAACAACAATAATATCAGTTTTCCCGTTCACTTTATAATCTCCATCATTTTGCCAGCTCAAGCATTTTTTCGAGCGACAAAATTGCTTTTTCACGGGTTTCCAGATCAACTTCAACCTGATTGATCCCATTTTCCAAGGCGTAAAGGACCTTCGCCAAATTAATTTTTTTCATGTTAGGGCAAATCTGATTTTTATTAACACAATAGAATTTTTTTGAAGGATTATTTTTTTTCAATTGATACAAAATTCCGATTTCGGTACAAATGATAAATTCCTCCGCTTCACTGGTGGTGGCGTAGTCAATAATTCCGGAAGTGCTTCCCACATAATCGGCTGCGGCAATGACCGCCATCGTACATTCAGGATGCACCAGAACCTTTGCTCCCGGGTGAGCGCGCAAAGCATCTTCGACTTCATCGATCATGATTTCATCGTGAACATGACAATAACCATTATTGAAAATGAAGTTTTTTTCCGGAAGTTTACTGGCAATATATCTGCCGAGGTTTTCATCCGGAACAAAATAGATATTTTTTTGCGGTAAGGCCTGAACAATCTTTAAGGCATTCGATGAGGTCACGCAAACATCAACATATTTTTTTATTTCGGCGGTTGAATTAATATAACAAACAACTGCCAAATCCTGATATTGTTCCTTAACGGCTTTTATTTTTTCAACTGAAGCCATGTGCGCCATCGGACAGTCAGCATTGGCATCCGGCATAATTACCGACTTTTCAGGATTCAGAATCTTGGCACTTTCACCCATAAAAGTAACGCCGCAAAAGATAATCACATCTTGCGGAACGGTAACCGCAATTTTACTCAGATAATAGGAATCCCCGACATAATCAGCAATTTCCTGCAATTCATCATTGACATAATAATGCGCTAAAATAACCGCATTTTTTTGTTTTTTCAATTCATTTATTTTTAACAAGATCTCTTCCATTTTTGCCTCCTACTTAAAAACAGGGGTTTTCTTAAAACAACTACCATAGTTCGATCATGCAAAAATCCGTTATTTTCAATAATTTATTTAGCCTGCCGCCTCGAAACAACTTATTCAAAGGCCATTTCGTGACTTATTAAACAAGACTACAACACCGGAATTTTTTATTTGGGCAAACTTCG
This is a stretch of genomic DNA from Acetobacterium woodii DSM 1030. It encodes these proteins:
- a CDS encoding ABC transporter permease, with protein sequence MRKYQNISDRLIPFIFVLAVLILWELIVNLGLVERYILPAPTDIIAALITNSSDLINHTAVTFFEGLSGLGVAIILSLVMAVVMDLFPVVKKAIYPVLVMSQTVPIIVIAPLLAMWFGFGIAPKIFVVVLVCFFPITVNLIEGLQGVDGELINLVRSMGASKSQIFTKIKFPSALPYFFSGLKMAATYSIMGAVIGEWLGGKSGLGVYMLRARHAFALDLVFAAIVVIVMVSIALFYSITVVQRLVMPWEKLKEEEE
- a CDS encoding thiamine-binding protein, whose amino-acid sequence is MAKVNLSLQVLPVVPDSEIYYVVDQVIEMIKKTGLEYVVGPFETSIEGELDELLDIVKKAQTICIKHGAERVVSIVKIDYKEEGVTIHEKVSKYQ
- a CDS encoding metallophosphoesterase family protein, with the protein product MGNKRSKKTHNRTTKLLKEIEHAIIPVTIPVIDKNQDFYSERESYQFFLDPVIATAPQVDATSILKAASEGYGGWTITADNQESQKRFDLMPDNDIRPLIKQSTTMLHFFAISDIHIIDGEYPGHGIFSKYGGGIVSVYSEMMFYTTHVLDGAIHSVNLIHHEHPLDFGLSLGDNANNAQYNELRWSIDVFDGNDINLDFKINENPRIGPRKNFYDEFTAIGLNRQIPWYQVIGNHDHIWPNKKPPILSDDPERRFLSRFDWMHEFFKTTSEPIGHGFTKTSLETGFACYTFEPKATVPIKVIVLDNTQPDDDPNEMGYAHGSLDRERFDWLVRELDQGQAEQKLMIIAAHIPVGVSYQEPLTQPFMSWSTIAEVGEHELIEKLQTYPNLMLYIAGHRHRNTVMAIKSPEPAQPELGFWMVETASLRDFPQNFRTFEIVLNSDQTLSILTKNISPTVKEGSFASIARSYSVAAQQTFKGRTELLPSGSYNGELIFPLTEEMAEKLKNRLESLNK
- the amrS gene encoding AmmeMemoRadiSam system radical SAM enzyme, encoding MRFRIFSKSTKGGKIVSRIPCQLCPHHCQLDLDEIGFCRARMNKADQIIDLNYGMVTAIALDPIEKKPLRHFFPGSKILSVGSYGCNLRCQFCQNYEISMVGADQAQGRQMTPQGLASNAMRLVGEGNIGLAYTYNEPLVGYEFVRDCAKEVKKNGMKNVLVTNGCFCETTVREILTNIDALNIDLKAFNEKFYQKINGDLETVKQTIKIANENCHVEVTTLIIPGENDSEEEMRALSQWLSRVGKNIPLHITRFFPSYKMLDQKATDVAKVYHLADVAREVLEFVYVGNC
- a CDS encoding transcription repressor NadR, whose translation is MKKKQRQADIIKTLRSSREPISGTALSTMYNVSRQSIVQDIALLKASESSYNIISTNKGYILVEPPPRTKVFKVYHSHEEIGDELYTIVDSGGMVKDVFIIHDIYGKIQVDLFLATRADVDAFVMGLEKKKTSPLMKLTDRYHYHTVEAAADSILETIEKRLKEKGYLIMGE
- the nadC gene encoding carboxylating nicotinate-nucleotide diphosphorylase, with the translated sequence MDPLILLALKEDITSEDITTNAVIQAGVRGQVQLIAKAAGMIAGLAVFQRVFELLDDAVVMRKYKNDGDLVKPGEIIAEVEAEARTLLTGERTALNYLQRMSGIATHTQKVVKCLEGTKTKLLDTRKTTPNMRIFEKYAVTVGGGNNHRYNLSDGILLKDNHINAAGGVKEAILAAQKYAPFVRKIEVEVENLEMVSEALDAGADIIMLDNMDTDTMKKAINMIAGKAVTECSGNVTEKRLQELGDIGVDFISCGALTHSSPILDLSMKNLCIL
- a CDS encoding L-aspartate oxidase, translating into MNGKTDIIVVGTGASGLFYALNIPANKHVQMITKTAVDESDSYLAQGGICVLRNEDDYDSFFEDTLKAGHYENDPDSVEVMIRTSPEIIADLLRLGVEFETRNGELAYTKEGAHSKPRILYHEDLTGKEITSKLLAQVRKRKNITIIENMAMIDLICQQNRCSGVVANDKNGQIHLFNADYVVLATGGLGGLFHSSTNLQHLTGDAIAIALKRAIALENISYIQIHPTTLYSQKPGRRFLISESVRGEGAVLYNRKMQRFVDELLPRDLLTKAIQEQMAQDESDFVWLSMQKMGSDVIKVRFPNIYQHCLEEGYDITRECIPVTPAQHYFMGGVKVNLESRTSMEHLYAVGEISCNRVHGANRLASNSLLESLVFAKRAANDTIKYYETARGDQPMIDFADYQDLEQLKFDYKTSILDEIERSKVIERIDHKKA
- the nadA gene encoding quinolinate synthase NadA; its protein translation is MEEILLKINELKKQKNAVILAHYYVNDELQEIADYVGDSYYLSKIAVTVPQDVIIFCGVTFMGESAKILNPEKSVIMPDANADCPMAHMASVEKIKAVKEQYQDLAVVCYINSTAEIKKYVDVCVTSSNALKIVQALPQKNIYFVPDENLGRYIASKLPEKNFIFNNGYCHVHDEIMIDEVEDALRAHPGAKVLVHPECTMAVIAAADYVGSTSGIIDYATTSEAEEFIICTEIGILYQLKKNNPSKKFYCVNKNQICPNMKKINLAKVLYALENGINQVEVDLETREKAILSLEKMLELAK